Proteins encoded by one window of Rhodamnia argentea isolate NSW1041297 chromosome 6, ASM2092103v1, whole genome shotgun sequence:
- the LOC115755952 gene encoding monothiol glutaredoxin-S2-like, whose translation MEDPVARMISEKPVVIFSKSSCCMCHTIKTLLCDFGANLTVHELDEIPRGRELEQALMRRGCSPAVPAVFIGGQLVGGTNEVMSLHLNRSLIPMLKRAGAIWV comes from the coding sequence ATGGAGGATCCGGTGGCGAGGATGATCTCGGAGAAGCCGGTGGTGATCTTCAGCAAGAGCTCGTGCTGCATGTGCCACACCATCAAGACGCTCCTCTGCGACTTCGGGGCGAACCTGACGGTCCATGAGCTAGACGAGATCCCGAGAGGCAGGGAGCTCGAGCAGGCCCTCATGAGACGCGGGTGCAGCCCAGCGGTCCCTGCCGTGTTCATTGGTGGCCAGCTTGTCGGAGGAACCAATGAGGTGATGAGCCTCCATCTCAATAGGTCCTTGATCCCCATGCTCAAACGCGCCGGAGCAATATGGGTTTAA